In Arachis hypogaea cultivar Tifrunner chromosome 2, arahy.Tifrunner.gnm2.J5K5, whole genome shotgun sequence, a genomic segment contains:
- the LOC112754931 gene encoding uncharacterized protein, with amino-acid sequence MAKKPVKYTIVDAFTESAFKGNPAAVCLLDEEREQQWLQSVAAEFNLSETAFLITVHNQNSNPRFALRWFTPVAEVKLCGHATLASAHTLFSSGLVDANSIIEFVTLSGILTAKRIPAINEEETKHGLFYVELDFPVDPIKEEESNVAEISSQISEALSGATIIDLKRTQDSDDSLVVLESGEALLEMEPKIDAIVKLECARGLLVTAIAPPGSGFDFYSRCFFPKYGINEDPVTGSAHCALAPYWCKKLGKCDFNAFQASKRGGVLNIHIDEKSQRVLLRGKAVTIMEGFVLV; translated from the exons atgGCAAAGAAACCTGTCAAGTACACTATA GTTGACGCATTCACAGAGTCAGCGTTCAAGGGGAACCCTGCAGCTGTGTGTTTGCTAGATGAAGAGAGGGAACAACAATGGCTGCAATCTGTAGCTGCTGAGTTCAATCTCTCAGAAACTGCTTTCTTGATTACAGTTCATAATCAAAACTCTAATCCTCGTTTTGCTCTCAGGTGGTTCACTCCTGTTGCTGAG GTTAAACTATGTGGCCATGCAACATTAGCATCAGCACACACGCTATTTTCATCTGGTTTGGTTGATGCCAATAGTATTATTGAATTTGTTACTCTCTCTGGAATACTAACTGCCAAAAGAATCCCAGCAATCAATGAAGAAGAAACCAAGCATGGATTGTTCTATGTTGAATTGGATTTTCCTGTTGACCCTATAAAGGAAGAAGAATCCAACGTTGCTGAGATTTCTTCTCAAATCTCTGAGGCATTGAGTGGTGCTACCATAATTGATTTAAAGAGGACACAAGATTCAGATGACTCACTC gttgtactAGAATCTGGAGAAGCTTTGTTAGAAATGGAGCCAAAAATTGATGCAATAGTTAAACTTGAATGTGCTAGAGGTTTGCTTGTTACAGCAATTGCTCCTCCAGGATCAGGATTTGATTTCTACAGTAGATGTTTTTTCCCCAAATATGGAATCAATGAG GATCCTGTGACTGGGAGTGCACATTGTGCATTAGCACCATACTGGTGCAAGAAACTAGGCAAGTGTGATTTCAATGCATTTCAG GCATCAAAAAGAGGGGGAGTTCTGAATATTCATATTGATGAGAAGAGTCAGAGAGTGCTTTTGCGTGGAAAGGCTGTTACAATTATGGAAGGCTTTGTTTTGGTTTAG
- the LOC112729099 gene encoding probable aspartic proteinase GIP1 has product MHSLLQLLIRLSFFFIFFILFFPNQTQQTTLISPVSKDKHTNLFTLSVYLKTPLRPTKLLLDLSFLFPWTVCGDTATYNSSSYHYIDCDETFCEYLGFGNPSLLCQDCYYSNLTSSHCSSPATMVCASYPANPVTNAGDVGYVLVDTLALPGLSRSTHYGQLISLSNYTFSCAPSYLVKGLPKGVTGLAALGRSKLSVQAQFGSALSTSHSLAICFPGSSKSTGVAFFGTHGPYFVFSKSNKINLSKNLTYTPLIHNPIGITYDFPISPPYNEYYIGLTSIRVNGQHVPINASLLTINKQNGFGGTKIATRTPYTLLEPSIYKAFTELFIKEASSSRFNLTVTNPVKPFKVCYSAKGLMVTNKGPKVPIIDFVLDRENVVWRIMGANSMVRVKNKKVDLWCLGFMDGGVKEKTSIVMGGKQLEENLVQFDVESNRLGFFSLLTSHHSLSCADFKVTDFAKHIK; this is encoded by the coding sequence ATGCACTCTTTACTTCAACTCTTGATAAGGTTaagcttctttttcattttcttcatcTTGTTTTTTCCAAATCAAACTCAACAAACAACCCTAATCTCACCGGTTTCAAAGGACAAACACACAAACCTCTTCACTCTCTCTGTCTACCTCAAAACCCCACTTCGCCCTACAAAACTTCTTCTTGACCTCTCCTTCTTGTTCCCATGGACAGTTTGCGGCGACACCGCCACCTACAACTCCTCCTCCTACCACTACATAGATTGCGACGAAACCTTTTGTGAATACCTCGGCTTTGGAAACCCTAGCCTCTTGTGCCAAGATTGCTACTACTCTAACCTAACCTCCTCACATTGCTCATCACCAGCTACCATGGTTTGTGCTAGCTACCCTGCAAATCCGGTTACCAACGCCGGGGATGTAGGTTATGTACTCGTTGACACGCTAGCACTTCCCGGTCTGAGTCGGTCAACTCACTATGGTCAACTCATTTCCCTCTCTAATTATACCTTCTCTTGCGCTCCTTCATATCTTGTCAAAGGGTTACCAAAAGGTGTAACCGGTTTAGCTGCATTGGGTCGGTCCAAACTCTCGGTCCAAGCTCAATTTGGTTCAGCTTTGTCTACTTCCCATTCTCTTGCAATTTGTTTTCCCGGTTCATCCAAGTCAACCGGAGTTGCTTTTTTCGGAACCCACGGTCCGTATTTCGTGTTTTCTAAATCCAATAAAATTAATCTTTCGAAAAACCTTACTTACACTCCTCTCATTCACAACCCAATTGGAATAACATATGATTTTCCGATTTCTCCACCTTACAATGAATACTACATTGGTTTGACTTCTATTAGAGTCAACGGTCAACATGTTCCCATCAATGCTTCCTTGTTGACCATTAACAAACAAAACGGCTTTGGTGGAACTAAGATTGCCACTCGTACcccatacactcttctagaaccttctattTACAAGGCATTCACCGAGTTGTTTATAAAGGAAGCTAGTTCATCTAGGTTTAACCTTACAGTTACCAATCCTGTGAAGCCATTTAAGGTGTGTTACTCAGCAAAAGGGTTAATGGTGACAAATAAGGGTCCCAAAGTGCCCATCATTGATTTTGTGCTTGATAGGGAGAATGTGGTTTGGAGAATCATGGGGGCAAATTCAATGGTTAGGGTTAAGAATAAGAAGGTTGACTtgtggtgtttagggtttatggatgGTGGGGTGAAGGAGAAAACTTCAATTGTGATGGGAGGGAAGCAACTTGAAGAGAATCTTGTGCAATTTGATGTTGAGTCTAATAGATTAGGGTTCTTCTCTTTACTCACATCTCATCACTCACTTTCATGTGCTGATTTTAAGGTCACTGATTTTGCCAAGCACATTAAATAA
- the LOC112754949 gene encoding probable aspartic proteinase GIP1, translated as MCSLHSLLRFSYLLIFFTLLSSNPTLQTTLISPVSKDKHTNLFTLSVYLKTPLRPTKLFLDLSFLFPWTVCNASTYNSSSYRYIDCGTDFCETLGFGGHACGNCIDTSLPDKNCIPVDNHMVCGSFPENPVTRDSYANDVLIDTLALPKADVSTQTQLFSLSNYTFSCAPSSIVKGLPKGVTGLASLGRSKLSIQAQISAAFSTPNSLAICFPSSSKSTGVAFFGSRGPYYAFSHSNKIDIAKFLLYTPLIENPVSLGDTEINYETPSNQYFIGLTSIRVNGKQVPINSSLLTINKENGFGGTKISSDVPYGVLESSIYKAFTKLFVKEASSSRFNLTTISTLVKPFSVCYSAERVMVANGGPLVPTVDLVLHRDDVVWKIGGSNSMVRVTDKKKKLDAWCLGFVDGGVNNKTSIVIGGKQLEENFVQFDLEANRFGFSSSLASRSLSCADFKVVDFAK; from the coding sequence ATGTGTTCTCTACATTCTCTATTGAGGTTCAGCTACCTCCTCATATTCTTCACACTCCTTTCTTCCAATCCAACCCTGCAAACAACTCTAATCTCCCCAGTTTCAAAGGACAAACACACAAACCTCTTCACTCTCTCTGTCTACCTCAAAACCCCACTTCGCCCTACAAAGCTCTTCCTTGACCTCTCCTTCCTATTTCCATGGACAGTTTGCAATGCCTCCACCTACAACTCCTCCTCCTACCGCTACATCGATTGCGGCACCGATTTCTGCGAAACCCTTGGCTTCGGCGGCCACGCATGCGGTAATTGCATCGATACAAGCTTGCCGGATAAAAACTGCATACCAGTAGACAACCACATGGTATGCGGTTCTTTTCCGGAAAACCCAGTAACAAGAGACTCGTACGCAAATGATGTATTAATTGACACGCTGGCACTTCCTAAAGCTGACGTGTCAACTCAAACTCaactcttttctctctctaactATACCTTCTCTTGCGCTCCCTCTAGTATAGTCAAAGGTTTACCAAAAGGTGTTACCGGCTTAGCATCATTGGGCCGGTCCAAACTCTCGATTCAGGCCCAAATAAGTGCGGCTTTTTCTACACCAAATTCTCTCGCGATTTGCTTTCCCAGTTCATCCAAATCTACCGGGGTCGCTTTCTTCGGGTCGCGTGGGCCATACTACGCATTTTCTCATTCCAATAAAATCGATATCGCAAAATTCCTTCTTTATACTCCTCTCATTGAGAATCCAGTCAGTTTAGGAGATACGGAAATTAACTACGAAACCCCATCTAATCAGTATTTCATTGGTTTGACTTCTATCAGAGTCAACGGAAAGCAAGTCCCAATCAATAGCTCTCTACTAACTATCAACAAAGAAAACGGTTTTGGTGGAACCAAGATTAGTAGTGATGTTCCATATGGTGTTCTAGAATCTTCCATTTACAAGGCCTTCACGAAGTTGTTTGTAAAGGAAGCAAGCTCTTCTAGATTTAACCTCACAACAATATCTACTCTTGTAAAGCCGTTTAGTGTATGCTACTCTGCGGAAAGGGTCATGGTAGCAAACGGTGGTCCTCTGGTGCCTACCGTTGATCTTGTATTGCACAGGGATGATGTGGTTTGGAAGATTGGTGGGTCAAATTCAATGGTGAGAGTTACGGATAAGAAGAAAAAATTGGATGCGTGGTGTTTGGGTTTTGTGGATGGTGGAGTGAATAATAAAACTTCAATTGTGATTGGAGGGAAGCAACTTGAAGAGAATTTTGTGCAGTTTGATCTTGAGGCTAATAGATTTGGATTTAGCTCTTCACTTGCGTCTCGTTCTCTTTCATGTGCTGACTTTAAGGTCGTTGACTTTGCCAAGTAA
- the LOC112754940 gene encoding uncharacterized protein, with translation MANKSVKYTLVDAFTESAFKGNPAAVCLLDEEEREDKWLQSVAAEFNISQTAFLTQIHSNNHHNGSYSIPRFALRWFTPLIEVKLCGHATLAAAHTLFSSGLVDGNNNVIEFVTLSGIVTAKRIPAINDEQEGSKDSFYVELDFPADPIKESNFNETSQISEALSGAEIIHLKGTQNSDDLFVVVKSGEAVTEVEPKLDEIVKFPGRGLIVTAAAPSGSGFDCYSRFFCPKFGINEDPVCVTAHCAIASYWSKKLGKCDLNAYQASSRGGVLNIHFDEKKQRVLLRGKAVIVMEGCILV, from the exons ATGGCAAACAAATCTGTCAAGTACACTCTG GTTGATGCGTTCACAGAGTCAGCATTCAAGGGGAACCCTGCAGCTGTGTGTTTGttagatgaagaagaaagagaagacaaaTGGTTGCAATCTGTGGCTGCAGAGTTCAATATTTCACAAACTGCTTTCTTGACTCAAATACATAGTAATAATCATCATAATGGATCATATTCTATTCCTCGTTTTGCTCTCAGATGGTTCACTCCTCTCATTGAG GTCAAACTATGTGGGCATGCAACATTAGCAGCAGCACATACACTATTTTCATCTGGTTTGGTTGATGGCAATAATAATGTCATTGAATTTGTTACACTCTCTGGAATAGTAACTGCCAAAAGAATCCCAGCAATCAATGATGAACAAGAAGGAAGCAAGGATAGTTTCTATGTTGAATTGGATTTCCCTGCTGACCCTATCAAAGAATCCAACTTTAATGAGACTTCTCAAATCTCTGAGGCATTGAGTGGTGCTGAGATCATTCATCTAAAGGGGACACAAAACTCAGATGACCTGTTT GTTGTAGTGAAATCTGGAGAAGCAGTGACAGAAGTAGAACCAAAACTTGATGAAATTGTAAAATTTCCAGGAAGGGGACTAATTGTTACAGCTGCTGCTCCTTCAGGCTCAGGATTTGACTGCTACAGTCGTTTCTTCTGCCCGAAATTCGGAATCAATGAG GATCCTGTTTGTGTTACTGCACATTGTGCCATAGCATCATATTGGAGCAAGAAGCTAGGCAAGTGTGATTTAAATGCTTATCAG GCATCAAGCAGAGGGGGTGTTTTAAATATTCATTTTGATGAGAAGAAGCAAAGAGTGCTTTTGCGTGGAAAGGCTGTTATAGTGATGGAAGGCTGTATTCTGGTGTAA
- the LOC112720344 gene encoding probable aspartic proteinase GIP1 produces the protein MPHSLSLWSFTFFLLFFTFFFLPIPTLQTTLISPVSKDKSTNLFTLSVYLKIPLHPTKLFLDLAFLFPWTLCDANYNSSSFRYVDCDRTFCFYLGFGGASCTNCTEAGLSDPNCIPENPICGAYPENLVVRDYDFDATLIDTLALPSADVSTKTHLISLPNYTFSCAHSSLLKGLPKDVTGLVSLSRYNLSLPNQISSALSVPNTFAVCFPGSFKSTGVAFFGSTGPYYALFENSKIDLSKSLIYTPLIVNPDGIGDTVISYSDDPPSYEYFVNLTSVRINGQNVPINVSLLNIDHENFLGIGGTKFSSNTPYSLLERSIYKAFTKLFIKEASLSRFNLTRTSPVKPFSVCYAARLVKVTSIGPDVPTVDLELGGKKGVVWRIVGANSIVRVKNKKNNLDLWCLGFVDNGVNKKTSIVIGAKQLEENLMQFDIESNKLGFTSLLTSHSLKCSNFNVTDFA, from the coding sequence ATGCCACATTCTCTTTCACTATGGAGCTTCACCTTCTTCTTactcttctttactttcttctttcttcccatTCCAACCCTACAGACAACTCTAATCTCACCAGTTTCAAAGGACAAATCCACCAACCTCTTCACTCTTTCTGTGTACCTCAAAATCCCACTTCACCCCACGAAGCTCTTCCTTGACCTCGCTTTCTTGTTCCCATGGACACTTTGTGATGCTAACTACAACTCCTCCTCTTTTCGCTATGTCGATTGCGATCGCACCTTTTGTTTTTACCTCGGCTTCGGTGGAGCTTCTTGCACCAACTGCACCGAAGCCGGTCTCTCCGACCCTAATTGCATTCCAGAAAATCCTATATGCGGTGCATATCCCGAAAACCTAGTCGTTAGAGACTACGATTTTGATGCCACGCTTATTGACACGCTGGCACTTCCTAGTGCTGACGTGTCAACTAAAACCCACCTTATTTCTCTTCCAAATTACACGTTTTCTTGTGCACACTCTTCTCTTCTTAAAGGTTTACCAAAAGATGTAACCGGTTTAGTTTCATTGAGCCGTTACAATCTCTCTCTTCCGAACCAAATTAGTTCAGCTCTCTCGGTTCCCAACACTTTTGCGGTTTGTTTTCCTGGTTCATTTAAATCAACAGGAGTTGCTTTCTTTGGATCCACAGGACCCTACTACGCTctttttgaaaattccaaaatTGACCTTTCGAAATCACTTATTTACACTCCACTCATTGTGAATCCAGATGGCATTGGCGATACTGTAATTTCTTATTCCGATGACCCACCTTCCTATGAGTATTTCGTGAACCTAACTTCCGTTAGAATCAACGGTCAAAATGTCCCGATCAATGTTTCTCTATTGAATATTGATCATGAGAACTTTTTGGGTATTGGTGGCACCAAGTTTAGTAGTAACACTCCGTACTCTCTTCTAGAAAGGTCTATCTACAAAGCATTTACGAAATTGTTCATAAAAGAGGCAAGCTTGTCTAGGTTTAACCTCACGAGAACTAGTCCAGTAAAACCTTTTAGCGTGTGCTATGCCGCGAGATTGGTCAAAGTGACAAGTATAGGTCCGGATGTGCCGACCGTTGATCTTGAGTTGGGAGGGAAGAAGGGTGTGGTGTGGAGGATTGTGGGTGCAAACTCAATAGTGAGGGTtaagaataagaaaaataatttggatttGTGGTGTTTGGGTTTTGTTGATAATGGAGTGAATAAGAAGACATCCATTGTGATTGGTGCCAAGCAACTTGAAGAGAATCTTATGCAGTTTGATATTGAATCTAACAAATTAGGGTTCACCTCTTTGCTTACGTCTCACTCACTCAAATGTAGTAATTTTAATGTCActgattttgcataa
- the LOC112729087 gene encoding probable aspartic proteinase GIP1 → MHSPLSLFLIRFSFFFIFFILLFSNQTQQTTLISPVSKDKHTNLFTLSVYLKTPLRPTKLFLDLSFLFPWLDCDGNYNSSSFRQVPCDATFCDSLGFGALSCANCTDFTPSPNPNCVHIPTEMVCGAFPENPVTKDVNSQTVLIDTLALPNANVSSQEQLVSFSNYTFSCAHTTLLKRLPKGVTGLASLGRSKVSIQAQISSAFSTPNCLAICFPGSPKSTGVAFFGSRGPYYAFPQSGKIDLAKFLIYTPLIENPIGSGDTVITYVNKPSNEYFIGLTSIRVNGNKQVPINSSLLTINKENGFGGTKISSHVPYTLLESSIYKAFTELFVKEASSSSFNLTIISNPVKPFSVCYSAERVTVTNSGPVVPTVDLVLDRDDVVWKIDGANSMVRVVNKKKELDLWCLGFVDGGVNNKTSIVIGGKQLEENLVQFDLESNRFGFSSSLASRSLSCADFKVVDFVNTST, encoded by the coding sequence ATGCATTCCCCACTTTCACTATTCTTGATAAGGTTcagcttcttcttcattttcttcatcTTGCTTTTTTCAAATCAAACTCAACAAACAACCCTAATCTCACCGGTTTCAAAGGACAAACACACAAACCTCTTCACTCTCTCCGTCTACCTCAAAACTCCACTTCGCCCCACAAAGCTTTTTCTTGACCTCTCTTTCTTGTTTCCATGGTTAGATTGTGATGGCAACTACAACTCCTCCTCCTTCCGCCAAGTCCCCTGTGACGCTACTTTCTGCGACTCCCTCGGCTTCGGTGCACTCTCTTGTGCCAACTGCACCGACTTCACCCCATCACCTAATCCCAACTGCGTACACATCCCCACCGAAATGGTTTGCGGTGCATTCCCAGAAAATCCAGTAACAAAAGATGTCAATTCACAAACTGTTCTTATTGATACGTTAGCGCTCCCAAACGCCAACGTGTCATCACAAGAACAACTTGTTTCTTTTTCTAATTATACTTTCTCTTGTGCACATACTACTCTTCTTAAACGTTTACCAAAAGGCGTCACCGGTTTAGCTTCGTTAGGCCGATCCAAAGTCTCGATCCAAGCCCAAATTAGTTCGGCTTTTTCCACTCCTAATTGCCTTGCAATTTGCTTTCCCGGTTCACCAAAATCAACCGGGGTCGCTTTCTTTGGATCACGTGGACCGTACTATGCTTTTCCTCAATCCGGTAAAATTGACCttgcaaaatttcttatttataCTCCACTTATTGAGAATCCAATCGGTTCAGGAGATACTGTGATTACCTACGTAAACAAACCATCCAATGAGTATTTCATTGGGTTGACTTCTATCAGAGTCAACGGTAACAAGCAAGTTCCAATCAATAGTTCTCTGCTAACTATCAACAAGGAAAACGGTTTTGGTGGAACCAAGATTAGTAGTCATGTtccatacactcttctagagtcttctatttacaaAGCCTTCACAGAATTGTTTGTAAAAGAAGCAAGTTCCTCTAGTTTCAACCTTACAATAATATCTAATCCCGTAAAACCATTTAGTGTGTGCTACTCTGCGGAAAGGGTCACGGTAACAAATAGTGGTCCAGTGGTGCCTACCGTTGATCTTGTACTGGATAGAGATGATGTGGTTTGGAAGATTGATGGGGCGAATTCAATGGTGAGGGTTGTGAACAAGAAAAAAGAGTTGGATTTGTGGTGTTTGGGATTTGTTGACGGTGGAGTGAATAATAAAACTTCGATTGTGATTGGAGGGAAGCAACTTGAAGAGAATCTTGTGCAGTTCGATCTTGAGTCAAACAGATTTGGATTTAGTTCTTCACTTGCATCTCGTTCTCTTTCATGTGCTGACTTTAAGGTCGTTGACTTTGTCAACACAAGCACATAG
- the LOC112729107 gene encoding probable aspartic proteinase GIP1 produces the protein MHSPLQFMITFSYFLIFFTLLSSNLTQQTTLISPVSKDKHKNLFTLSVYLKTPLRPTKLLLDLSFLFPWTVCADAASYNSSSDHYIECDETFCDYLGFGKPSLLCEDCYYSNLTTSHSQCPSPSTMICASWPANPITNVVDAGYVLVDTLALPTLNQSTHHGQLISLSNYTFSCAPSYFVKGLPTGVTGLAALGRSKLSVQSQFGSALTTSHSLAICFPGSTESTGVAFFGTHGPYFVFSKSNKIDLSKNLTYTPLIHNPIGITDDFPISPPHNEYYIGLTSIRVNGQHVPINASLLTINKEYGIGGTKITTRIPYTLLEPSIYKAFTELFIKEASSSRFNLTVTNPMKPFKVCYSAKGLMVTNKGPKVPIIDFVLDRENVVWRIMGANSMVRVKNKKVDLWCLGFMDGGVKEKTSIVMGGKQLEENLVQFDVESNRLGFFSLLTFHHSLSCADFKVTDFAKHIK, from the coding sequence ATGCACTCTCCACTTCAATTTATGATAACATTCAGCTACTTTCTCATCTTCTTCACACTTCTTTCATCCAATCTAACCCAACAAACAACTCTGATCTCACCGGTTTCAAAGGACAAACACAAAAACCTCTTCACTCTCTCTGTCTACCTCAAAACCCCACTTCGCCCCACAAAGCTCCTCCTTGACCTCTCCTTCTTGTTCCCATGGACAGTTTGCGCCGACGCCGCCTCCTACAACTCCTCCTCCGACCACTATATCGAGTGCGACGAAACCTTTTGCGATTACCTCGGCTTTGGAAAACCTAGCCTCTTGTGCGAAGATTGCTACTATTCCAACCTAACCACCTCTCACTCTCAATGTCCATCACCGTCCACTATGATTTGTGCTAGCTGGCCTGCAAATCCAATTACCAATGTCGTCGATGCAGGTTATGTACTCGTTGACACGTTAGCACTTCCCACTCTCAACCAGTCAACTCACCATGGTCAACTCATTTCTCTCTCTAATTATACCTTCTCTTGCGCTCCCTCATATTTCGTCAAAGGCTTACCAACGGGTGTGACCGGTTTAGCTGCATTAGGCCGGTCCAAACTCTCGGTCCAATCCCAATTCGGTTCAGCTTTGACCACTTCCCATTCTCTTGCAATTTGTTTTCCCGGTTCAACCGAATCAACCGGGGTTGCTTTCTTCGGAACCCACGGTCCGTATTTCGTGTTTTCTAAATCCAATAAAATTGATCTTTCGAAAAACCTTACTTACACTCCTCTCATTCACAACCCAATTGGAATAACAGATGATTTTCCGATTTCTCCACCTCACAATGAGTACTACATTGGTTTGACTTCTATTAGAGTCAACGGTCAACATGTTCCCATCAATGCTTCTTTGTTGACTATTAACAAAGAATACGGCATTGGTGGAACTAAGATTACCACTCGTATTCCTTACactcttctagaaccttctattTACAAGGCATTCACCGAGTTGTTTATAAAAGAAGCTAGTTCATCTAGGTTTAACCTTACAGTTACCAATCCTATGAAGCCATTTAAGGTGTGTTACTCAGCGAAAGGGTTAATGGTGACAAATAAGGGTCCCAAAGTGCCCATCATTGATTTTGTGCTTGATAGGGAGAATGTGGTTTGGAGAATCATGGGGGCAAATTCAATGGTTAGGGTTAAGAATAAGAAGGTTGACTtgtggtgtttagggtttatggatgGTGGGGTGAAGGAGAAAACTTCAATTGTGATGGGAGGGAAACAACTTGAAGAGAATCTTGTGCAATTTGATGTTGAGTCTAATAGATTAGGGTTCTTCTCTTTACTCACATTTCATCACTCACTTTCATGTGCTGATTTTAAGGTCACTGATTTTGCCAAGCACATCAAATAA